A genomic segment from Pleurodeles waltl isolate 20211129_DDA chromosome 9, aPleWal1.hap1.20221129, whole genome shotgun sequence encodes:
- the HNRNPUL2 gene encoding heterogeneous nuclear ribonucleoprotein U-like protein 2 isoform X2, with translation MDTKKMRVADLRAELQRRGLDSRGLKAELAQRLDDALEAEGGQSKSPRPQRDEKSEESIEEEEEEEETELEEKKGESLRSPRIRGKARALAKVQSEEGSEELEGDEDAGSKRTRSQRTKEAEKTTIPVKDVTKIASPTKDTTRTGTPSKEANKTATPVRGRERVTTPGRGKATEVSEEEEILEEQTGSKRPRLRGKEKPAISVRGKGGPESEVEDSPEEEPEAKRPRLRGKEKADTLLCGQGGKGDEPEGSEEERPVTESRGLSRKGRAGPAARRRTSRSKEEVESSEDDDVPRQTRASRLRGKEKIDDAAHMKMEHEKGGEEDMITEEEDTESKDTGSRGKTKGRKGAVQARGTIGRAKDKNENNEEEDEEQETRRSSLRGKPVSSRVKSGKSEDNLSEASEEQEIKSPRLRGRIPRGRKEDVGPTDEVMGEIKSPRLRGKAGSQPHEKEGGGSTSEGKDEDIKSPRARAKTGRAKAAALVSDKDPEEMKEGSVEELKSPRLRGKKGKDKAELLTREKAETPTEETVDHENTGKEKVDTVDEKAEAVTVKSLEKEESDLAVKKGETLTQGHAEKEKTGAPVKTETTRKKAEREKAEALAREKAEREKAEALAREKAEREKAEALAREKAEREKAEALAREKAEREKAEALAREKAEREKAEALAREKAEREKAEALAREKAEREKAEALAREKAKREKAEALAREKAKREKAEALAREKAEREKAEALAREKAEREKAEALAREKAEREKAEALAREKAEREKAEALAREKAEREKAEALAREKAEREKAEALAREKAEREKAEALAREKAEREKAEALAREKAEREKAEALAREKAEREKAEALAREKAEREKAEALAREKAEREKAEAIAREKAEREKAEAIAREKAERLAREKAEREKADRLAREKAEREKAEALAREKAEREKAGALAREKAEREKAEALAREKAEREKAEALAREKAEREKAEALAREKAEREKAEALAREKAEREKAEALAREKAEREKAEALAREKAEREKAEALAREKAEREKAEALAREKAEREKAEALAREKAEREKAEAIAREKAERLAREKAEREKAERLAREKAEREKAEALAREKAEREKAEALAREKAEREKAEALAREKAEREKAEALAREKAEREKAEALAREKAEREKAEALAREKAEREKADRLAREKAEREKAERLAREKTEREKAEAQAREKAEREKAEALAREKAEREKADRLAREKAEREKAERLAREKAEREKAEAQAREKAEREKAEAQAREKAEREKAEALAREKAEREKAEALAREKAEREKADRLAREKAEREKAERLAREKTEREKAEAQAREKAEREKAERLAREKAEREKAEALAREKAEREKAEALAREKAEREKAEALAWEKAEREKAEALAREKAEREKVEALAREKAEREKAEALAREKAEREKAEAIAREKAEALAREKAEREKAEAIAREKAEALAREKAEREKAEAIAREKAEALAREKAEREKAEALAREKAEREKAEALACEKAEREKAEVLAREKAEREKAEAIAREKAEALAREKAEREKAEALAREKAEREKAEALAREKAEREKAEALAREKAEREKAEALAREKAEREKAEALAREKAEREKAEALAREKAEREKAEALAREKAEREKAEALAREKAEREKAEVGALACKKEKPGPPQAIPSDKEKTEALVPEKKTEPVASEEKRAEALVPEKKIQSFLKEASEAVLKEKVHTKDSDQVRGKSIAPEEQRVPEGPLPVVRPENATIPETPLVCTQGIEEIKQEGVALKESETGQDGVNGRRKRTWEEMEPEAGPSEDGQSGDEAQDDEKEGTEEELGTDDDPRSERSDAASSDDQRRGVKRPREEHGRTYHEYKEEAYYSRSRSPVPEEEEEAPLDETLVCLDTYTSDLHFKVNKDRYGGQPLFSDRFPALWCGARCTFGVSKGRICFEAKVVQNLPVQESCSEVPLLRVGWSVDRSASQLGEDDFSYGFDGRGLKVTGGEFEAYGQPFGESDVIGCFADFKDEVVELSFSINGSPLGIAFQVSQSALEGRPLLPHVLCKNLIVELNFGQKEKSYFTTTEDFAFLHNVPLEDRVRTPVPPKTAEECEVLLMVGLPGAGKSHWVQKHTLENPEKRYNVLGADRLLKQMRMQGPEVREIDSQRLDTLIKQATQCQIRLVPVASKRKRNFILDQCTVYSSAQRRKLHAFKGFSRKAVVVVPSDEDMKKRQELRRQEGGEEVPEHVLLEMKANFSLPEKCDYVDEVLYIGLQKEEAEKLVAANKEEALKVLPPHDKRANRRNNRNRPYRGFGQGNSGGGSGRGYDNRPYAQQQQQNWGQAGNRGWQNFYQDRDRYYRNYYGYQGYR, from the exons ATGGACACTAAGAAGATGCGCGTAGCGGACCTTCGTGCCGAGCTGCAGCGGCGCGGGCTTGATTCCCGCGGCCTCAAGGCCGAGCTAGCCCAGCGACTGGACGATGCGCTAGAGGCCGAAGGGGGGCAATCAAAGAGTCCCCGACCCCAGCGGGACGAAAAGAGTGAGGAgagcattgaggaggaggaggaggaagaagagacggaATTGgaggagaaaaaaggagaaagctTGCGGAGCCCTCGGATTCGCGGTAAGGCTAGAGCATTGGCCAAGGTCCAGAGCGAGGAAGGCAGTGAAGAGTTGGAAGGTGATGAAGATGCAGGGAGCAAGAGGACGAGGTCGCAAAGGACTAAGGAAGCAGAAAAAACAACAATTCCCGTGAAAGATGTGACCAAAATTGCCTCGCCGACCAAGGACACAACCAGGACAGGCACCCCATCCAAGGAAGCAAACAAGACAGCAACACCTGTCCGTGGCAGAGAAAGGGTGACTACGCCAGGCCGTGGTAAAGCTACTGAGGTCAGCGAGGAAGAGGAGATCTTGGAAGAACAAACTGGGTCCAAGAGACCCCGATTGCGTGGTAAGGAGAAGCCAGCTATCTCTGTGCGTGGGAAAGGAGGCCCCGAGAGTGAAGTGGAAGACAGCCCTGAGGAAGAACCGGAGGCAAAGAGGCCCAGGCTACGGGGGAAAGAGAAAGCGGACACGCTGTTGTGTGGCCAAGGAGGCAAAGGCGATGAACCGGAGGGCTCAGAAGAAGAGAGACCGGTAACTGAGTCCCGGGGACTGAGCAGAAAGGGGAGGGCAGGCCCGGCAGCCCGTCGGAGGACATCCCGAagcaaggaggaggtggagagCTCCGAAGATGATGATGTACCACGGCAAACTAGGGCATCCCGACTACGTGGGAAAGAAAAGATTGATGATGCAGCCCATATGAAGATGGAGCATGAGAAGGGGGGCGAAGAAGATATGATAACTGAGGAGGAAGATACAGAATCTAAGGACACAGGATCACGTGGTAAAACGAAGGGTCGGAAAGGAGCTGTTCAGGCACGCGGGACAATAGGAAGGGCTAAAGATAAAAATGAGaataatgaggaggaggatgaagagcaagaaacACGACGATCCAGTCTACGTGGAAAGCCAGTCTCGTCTCGTGTAAAGTCTGGAAAATCTGAGGACAATTTGAGCGAAGCAAGTGAAGAGCAGGAGATAAAGAGCCCCAGGCTGAGGGGCAGAATACCCCGTGGCCGTAAggaagatgtgggtcccactgatgAAGTGATGGGGGAAATTAAAAGTCCTAGGTTGCGTGGGAAGGCAGGATCTCAGCCCCACGAGAAGGAAGGTGGCGGAAGTACCAGTGAAGGGAAAGACGAAGATATAAAGAGCCCAAGAGCACGAGCAAAAACTGGACGAGCAAAAGCTGCTGCTTTGGTGTCTGATAAGGACCCAGAAGAAATGAAGGAAGGGTCAGTGGAAGAACTGAAGAGCCCACGGCTTCGTGGAAAAAAGGGTAAGGATAAAGCTGAATTACTGACTCGAGAGAAAGCAGAAACCCCCACCGAGGAGACAGTTGACCATGAGAACACTGGAAAGGAGAAGGTTGACACAGTAGATGAGAAGGCTGAAGCCGTCACCGTGAAAAGTCTAGAAAAGGAAGAATCAGATCTGGCTGTTAAAAAGGGAGAGACTTTGACACAGGGGCATGCTGAGAAGGAAAAGACTGGGGCCCCTGTGAAGACGGAGACGACCCGCAAGAAGGCGGAGAGGGAAAAGGCTGAGGCGCTGGCCCGGGAGAAGGCGGAGAGGGAAAAGGCTGAGGCGCTGGCCCGGGAGAAGGCGGAGAGGGAAAAGGCTGAGGCGCTTGCCCGGGAGAAGGCGGAGAGGGAAAAGGCTGAGGCGCTGGCCCGGGAGAAGGCGGAGAGGGAAAAGGCTGAGGCGCTGGCCCGGGAGAAGGCGGAGAGGGAAAAGGCTGAGGCGCTGGCCCGGGAGAAGGCGGAGAGGGAAAAGGCTGAGGCGCTGGCCCGGGAGAAGGCAGAGAGGGAAAAGGCTGAGGCGCTGGCCCGGGAGAAGGCAAAGAGGGAAAAGGCGGAGGCGCTGGCCCGGGAGAAGGCAAAGAGGGAAAAGGCGGAGGCGCTTGCCCGGGAGAAGGCAGAGAGAGAAAAGGCGGAGGCGCTGGCCCGGGAGAAGGCAGAGAGAGAAAAGGCGGAGGCGCTGGCCCGCGAGAAGGCAGAGAGAGAAAAGGCGGAGGCGCTGGCCCGCGAGAAGGCAGAGAGAGAAAAGGCGGAGGCGCTGGCCCGCGAGAAGGCAGAGAGAGAAAAGGCGGAGGCGCTGGCCCGCGAGAAGGCAGAGAGAGAAAAGGCGGAGGCGCTGGCCCGCGAGAAGGCAGAGAGAGAAAAGGCGGAGGCGCTGGCCCGCGAGAAGGCAGAGAGAGAAAAGGCGGAGGCGCTGGCCCGCGAGAAGGCAGAGAGAGAAAAGGCGGAGGCGCTGGCCCGCGAGAAGGCAGAGAGAGAAAAGGCGGAGGCGCTGGCCCGCGAGAAGGCAGAGAGAGAAAAGGCGGAGGCGCTGGCCCGCGAGAAGGCAGAGAGAGAAAAGGCAGAAGCCATAGCTCGGGAGAAGGCAGAGAGAGAAAAGGCAGAAGCCATAGCTCGGGAGAAGGCGGAGAGGTTGGCCCGCGAGAAGGCAGAGAGGGAAAAGGCGGATAGGTTGGCCCGCGAGAAGGCGGAAAGGGAAAAGGCGGAGGCGCTGGCCCGCGAGAAGGCGGAGAGGGAAAAGGCAGGGGCGCTGGCCCGCGAGAAGGCGGAGAGGGAAAAGGCGGAGGCGCTGGCCCGCGAGAAGGCGGAGAGGGAAAAGGCGGAGGCGCTGGCCCGCGAGAAGGCAGAGAGAGAAAAGGCGGAGGCGCTGGCCCGCGAGAAGGCAGAGAGAGAAAAGGCGGAGGCGCTGGCCCGCGAGAAGGCAGAGAGAGAAAAGGCGGAGGCGCTGGCCCGCGAGAAGGCAGAGAGAGAAAAGGCGGAGGCGCTGGCCCGCGAGAAGGCAGAGAGAGAAAAGGCGGAGGCGCTGGCCCGCGAGAAGGCAGAGAGAGAAAAGGCGGAGGCGCTGGCCCGCGAGAAGGCAGAGAGAGAAAAGGCGGAGGCGCTGGCCCGCGAGAAGGCAGAGAGAGAAAAGGCAGAAGCCATAGCTCGGGAGAAGGCGGAGAGGTTGGCCCGCGAGAAGGCAGAGAGGGAAAAGGCGGAGAGGTTGGCCCGCGAGAAGGCGGAAAGGGAAAAGGCGGAGGCGCTGGCCCGCGAGAAGGCGGAGAGGGAAAAGGCGGAGGCGCTGGCCCGCGAGAAGGCGGAGAGGGAAAAGGCGGAGGCACTGGCCCGCGAGAAGGCGGAGAGGGAAAAGGCGGAGGCGCTGGCCCGCGAGAAGGCGGAGAGGGAAAAGGCGGAGGCGCTGGCCCGCGAGAAGGCGGAGAGGGAAAAGGCGGAGGCGCTGGCCCGCGAGAAGGCGGAGAGGGAAAAGGCGGACAGGTTGGCCCGCGAGAAGGCAGAGAGGGAAAAGGCGGAGAGGTTGGCCCGCGAGAAGACGGAGAGGGAAAAGGCAGAGGCGCAGGCCCGCGAGAAGGCGGAGAGGGAAAAGGCGGAGGCGCTGGCCCGCGAGAAG GCGGAGAGGGAAAAGGCGGACAGGTTGGCCCGCGAGAAGGCAGAGAGGGAAAAGGCGGAGAGGTTGGCCCGCGAGAAGGCGGAGAGGGAAAAGGCAGAGGCGCAGGCCCGCGAGAAGGCGGAGAGGGAAAAGGCAGAGGCGCAGGCCCGCGAGAAGGCGGAGAGGGAAAAGGCAGAGGCGCTGGCCCGCGAGAAGGCGGAGAGGGAAAAGGCAGAGGCGCTGGCCCGCGAGAAGGCGGAGAGGGAAAAGGCGGACAGGTTGGCCCGCGAGAAGGCGGAGAGGGAAAAGGCGGAGAGGTTGGCCCGCGAGAAGACGGAGAGGGAAAAGGCAGAGGCGCAGGCCCGCGAGAAGGCGGAGAGGGAAAAGGCGGAGAGGTTGGCCCGCGAGAAGGCGGAGAGGGAAAAGGCGGAGGCGCTCGCCCGCGAGAAGGCGGAGAGGGAAAAGGCGGAGGCGCTCGCCCGCGAGAAGGCGGAGAGGGAAAAGGCGGAGGCGCTGGCCTGGGAGAAGGCAGAGAGGGAAAAGGCGGAGGCGCTGGCCCGGGAGAAGGCAGAGAGGGAAAAGGTGGAGGCGCTGGCCCGCGAGAAGGCAGAGAGGGAGAAGGCGGAGGCGCTGGCCCGCGAGAAGGCAGAGAGGGAAAAGGCAGAAGCCATAGCTCGGGAGAAGGCGGAGGCGCTGGCCCGCGAGAAGGCAGAGAGGGAAAAGGCAGAAGCCATAGCTCGGGAGAAAGCGGAGGCGCTGGCCCGCGAGAAGGCAGAGAGGGAAAAGGCAGAAGCCATAGCTCGGGAGAAGGCGGAGGCGCTGGCCCGCGAGAAGGCAGAGAGGGAGAAGGCGGAGGCGCTGGCCCGCGAGAAGGCAGAGAGGGAGAAGGCGGAGGCGCTGGCCTGCGAGAAGGCAGAGAGGGAGAAGGCGGAGGTGCTGGCCCGCGAGAAGGCAGAGAGGGAAAAGGCAGAAGCCATAGCTCGGGAGAAAGCGGAGGCGCTGGCCCGCGAGAAGGCAGAGAGGGAAAAGGCGGAGGCGCTGGCCCGCGAGAAGGCAGAGAGGGAAAAGGCGGAGGCGCTGGCCCGCGAGAAGGCAGAGAGGGAAAAGGCGGAGGCGCTGGCCCGCGAGAAGGCAGAGAGGGAAAAGGCGGAGGCGCTGGCCCGCGAGAAGGCAGAGAGGGAAAAGGCGGAGGCGCTGGCCCGCGAGAAGGCAGAGAGGGAAAAGGCGGAGGCGCTGGCCCGCGAGAAGGCAGAGAGGGAAAAGGCAGAGGCGCTGGCCCGTGAGAAGGCAGAGAGGGAAAAGGCGGAGGCGCTGGCCCGCGAGAAGGCAGAGCGAGAAAAGGCGGAGGTTGGGGCTCTGGcgtgtaaaaaagaaaaacctgGGCCTCCCCAAGCCATtccctctgacaaggagaagactGAGGCTTTAGTGCCAGAGAAGAAGACTGAGCCTGTGGCCTCTGAGGAAAAAAGGGCAGAAGCCTTGGTGCCAGAGAAGAAAATACAGAGTTTTCTAAAAGAAGCCAGCGAGGCTGTGCTGAAGGAGAAAGTGCATACTAAGGACAGTGACCAGGTCAGAGGCAAGAGTATAGCTCCAGAAGAGCAAAGAGTACCAGAAGGTCCATTACCTGTAGTCCGCCCAGAGAATGCTACAATACCAGAGACACCGCTGGTGTGCACCCAAGGAATTGAAGAAATTAAGCAAGAGGGGGTTGCACTGAAGGAGTCTGAGACTGGGCAAGATGGTGTGAATGGGAGACGTAAGCGGACTTGGGAAGAGATGGAGCCAGAGGCAGGACCCAGTGAGGATGGTCAGAGTGGCGATGAAGCACAAGATGATGAGAAGGAGGGCACAGAGGAAGAGTTGG GCACAGATGATGATCCCAGGAGTGAGCGCTCTGATGCTGCTAGCTCCGATGACCAGCGGCGTGGGGTGAAGAGGCCCCGTGAAGAGCACGGCCGCACTTATCACGAGTACAAAGAGGAGGCATACTACAGCCG ATCAAGATCCCCAGTgccagaggaagaagaggaagctcccCTGGATGAGACTCTTGTGTGCCTTGACACAT ATACCAGTGATCTTCactttaaagtaaacaaagaccgGTATGGAGGCCAGCCTCTCTTTTCAGACCGTTTTCCCGCACTCTGGTGCGGTGCCAGATGTACCTTCGGTGTGTCCAAGGGTCGAATCTGCTTTGAAGCAAAG GTAGTGCAAAATCTCCCTGTTCAGGAAAGCTGCAGCGAGGTGCCCCTGCTCCGGGTTGGTTGGTCTGTGGATCGTTCAGCTTCACAACTAG GGGAAGATGATTTCTCATATGGCTTTGATGGAAGAGGCTTGAAGGTTACGGGAGGTGAATTTGAGGCATACGGGCAACCGTTTGGTGAGAGTGATGTCATCGGCTGCTTTGCT GACTTCAAGGATGAGGTGGTGGAGCTCTCCTTCTCTATAAATGGATCTCCCTTGGGCATTGCTTTCCAGGTCAGCCAGTCAGCTTTGGAAGGTCGCCCACTGTTGCCACATGTACTTTGCAAAAACCTCATTGTGGAGTTAAATTTTGGCCAGAAGGAGAAGTCCTATTTTACAACTACAGAAGATTTTGCCTTCCTCCACAACGTTCCACTGGAGGATCGTGTGCGCACTCCTGTGCCCCCGAAAACTGCAGAAGAGTGTGAG GTGCTATTAATGGTCGGCCTCCCAGGTGCAGGAAAGAGCCACTGGGTTCAGAAGCACACACTTGAGAATCCAGAGAAGCGTTACAATGTCTTGGGTGCAGACAGGCTCTTAAAGCAAATgagg ATGCAGGGACCGGAAGTCCGAGAAATTGATTCTCAGCGTCTGGATACATTGATCAAACAAGCTACACAATGCCAGATTCGTCTTGTCCCTGTGGCTTCCAAGAGGAAAAGGAACTTCATCTTGGATCAG TGCACAGTTTATAGCTCTGCTCAGCGAAGGAAGCTCCATGCCTTCAAAGGATTTTCCCGCAAGGCTGTTGTGGTGGTCCCAAGTGATGAGGACATGAAGAAAAGGCAGGAACTGCGACGCCAGGAAGGAGGAGAAGAGGTCCCTGAGCATGTACTATTAGAGATGAAAG CCAACTTTTCCCTCCCCGAGAAGTGCGACTATGTGGATGAGGTTTTGTATATTGGCCTGCAAAAGGAGGAGGCAGAAAAGCTGGTGGCTGCAAACAAAGAGGAGGCTTTGAAAGTGCTCCCTCCACATGACAAGCGCGCAAATAGACGGAACAATCGCAATCGGCCTTACCGTGGCTTCGGGCAAGGCAACAGTG gtgGGGGCTCAGGCAGAGGATATGACAATCGCCCATAtgcacaacagcaacagcagaattGGGGTCAGGCTGGAAACCGAGGG